In Cryptomeria japonica chromosome 1, Sugi_1.0, whole genome shotgun sequence, the sequence gtGGATTTTAGTAATGTCTTTTTTcttttaatgaataaagaaaaagaatACTCAATGGTCTGTATATAAATCTACAAATAACTTATAGTAATATAGAATTGATTTGTGAAATATTGGGATGATTGAAACTGAAATTACAATGTGACCTTGGCTGCAGATTGCTTGAAGTCAGGATGTCAACCCCAAGAGTTACTTCTTGCAATGCCTCAGGTATCATCTTCATCTAAGACACTCTGTACTATGACATTAACTTAACTTTTTTCTTTTTGTGTAAAATGAGTTTTAAAACTTTCAGGTaacaatagagaagaagaaattgagCCAGAGGCCACTAATGGCAGTGCCAAAGCATCTCTGCAATTTGGCAGGAAGTAAGGGTTGCAGAATTGGAAGCATGCAGCTGTTGCATGAGGTTCCCTCGGGTCCCAATCCCATTAGCCAGGAATATCCCACCAGTTTTCATATAATCAAGTCCAGACCACCTCACCCATAACTATATCAGATCCTCTAACATGTAGATAAATTATATCATACTCTTATCTTATACAGTTTAATTTTAAGAATTCCAAGTGACCTCATTAGACTACCAGTCCTCCACCAACTTGGAGATGCAGGCTTCAATAATATCCATAAATCTTGCATGGCTGCATAACCTCAGTGTTTGTCTGTCATGCAAAATTGCAAGAGCAAATGCAGCCACTTAGAAACTGTAaatattatcattatttattaatGTATAGTCCTTGCCTTTCTCAGAAAATAACAGTGGAAAGAGGAATGgaaatgcaaatataattcatattTCAGTTATCACTTATCAGAGAAGAAATTAGTGTTATAAATGTTATAAATTATTGTGGCCATTTCGACATCTTGGTTATGGAAAGGCTTTCCTTTTTATCATTTTGAAGTCATAGAAATTGTTTTTCAATTCTATTGGATGGCTTATGGTTTAGGGGTAAGATTGGATTTTTTCTTAAGAAGTGGGAGTTAATTGAGCTTTTGTTTGGGTGAAGTTTTGGTGATTGCTATTGGAATATTGAGGGGTTGAGGTATTGAAGGGTATAGTTTTCTTTGTGGATCAACTCATTGCCTTTGATCTAGTGTTCGTTTGTAGGAAAcatttttttagattttgtgtGTATACAAATGTGGATAAAGAGCTTGTGTTTTCAATTACCTTATCCTCCAAACTAGGTGCATGTTGCCAATATATTGTTTACGAGGCCTCCACAATAATGTGTCAAAATCATCATATGACTAGTCACTCATTTCTTGGTGCTTGGTCAACAAGAGGTCCAAACATATCTATAGAAGAAAAAGGATCTCAAGGTGCTTTCTCATCCTTAGTTGGAATCAAAGTCACTAATTAATATTTTTGTTGAGAGTGGTCCTTCTTCAATTAGTGCCCCTATGTTGGCATACCAAGGCATTGCTGAGTGAGTTTATAAGAAAACTTGTGAG encodes:
- the LOC131856140 gene encoding uncharacterized protein LOC131856140, which gives rise to MLCFQFSRISAPAAASIAVRLTFSLLFLAFFVRSARLLVHPIDCLKSGCQPQELLLAMPQVTIEKKKLSQRPLMAVPKHLCNLAGSKGCRIGSMQLLHEVPSGPNPISQEYPTSFHIIKSRPPHP